A portion of the Algisphaera agarilytica genome contains these proteins:
- a CDS encoding helix-turn-helix domain-containing protein has protein sequence MSPKLDRLDRFIALTNGFTRHWLSELTGNELRVYIALAEHFAPGNSGLVWPSHKTLTKITGITRRQSMSEATRGLERAGLIAVIDWPMYTDIGAKQMRTLGGGGTSGRPNVYCLTHVDENGMHRAEQQRPGPADVMAALEGQRQTTGKAVRAYRQGLPASTTQRVMLDAYPVLAEFNPCWTAEVPDHKAAPFAWEDIVIAGVVAMSTTLERAFNVDDKPPVAEFGLQNPAGPSLEDEGRAGSGWIDDDAVAEAVSTRMQIIVGECDQLNATYTSEDRLGLDNLDAWRSSAPKIADISEQLEVGPREVAHAALRQLETAESDRQGCTLNVQGVHDKRTPPPTENVHPVHDKRAGGVRSSVHHRSRPIEANPTKENPTNTSDANASVGAGRGVGTTGENQ, from the coding sequence ATGAGCCCAAAACTCGATCGCCTAGACCGGTTCATCGCCCTGACCAACGGCTTTACCCGCCACTGGCTCTCAGAGCTCACAGGCAACGAGCTACGGGTGTACATCGCCCTGGCCGAACACTTCGCACCCGGCAACTCGGGGCTGGTGTGGCCTTCACATAAGACGCTTACGAAGATCACCGGGATCACACGCCGCCAATCCATGAGCGAGGCGACACGCGGGCTTGAACGAGCTGGCCTGATCGCGGTGATTGACTGGCCCATGTACACCGACATCGGGGCGAAGCAGATGCGAACGCTTGGCGGTGGCGGCACCTCGGGACGCCCCAACGTCTACTGCCTCACGCATGTGGACGAGAACGGGATGCACCGAGCAGAGCAGCAGCGGCCCGGTCCAGCCGATGTAATGGCCGCACTTGAAGGGCAGCGCCAAACCACAGGCAAGGCCGTACGGGCCTACAGGCAGGGCCTACCGGCCAGTACGACCCAGCGCGTGATGCTTGATGCCTATCCCGTGCTCGCAGAATTCAACCCTTGCTGGACGGCAGAGGTACCCGACCACAAGGCCGCCCCCTTCGCTTGGGAAGACATTGTGATAGCGGGTGTGGTCGCCATGTCCACGACCCTTGAGCGGGCCTTCAACGTCGATGATAAGCCGCCTGTAGCCGAGTTCGGGTTGCAGAACCCAGCCGGGCCATCGCTTGAGGATGAAGGTCGCGCAGGGTCTGGGTGGATTGACGACGACGCTGTTGCCGAGGCGGTAAGCACACGCATGCAGATCATCGTTGGCGAGTGCGACCAGCTCAACGCCACGTACACGAGCGAGGACCGGCTTGGGCTGGACAACCTGGACGCCTGGCGAAGCTCGGCACCCAAGATTGCGGATATCTCGGAACAGCTCGAAGTCGGCCCCCGCGAGGTCGCCCACGCCGCACTTCGCCAGCTTGAGACGGCCGAATCTGACCGCCAAGGGTGCACGCTCAACGTGCAGGGGGTGCACGATAAACGGACACCTCCCCCAACAGAAAACGTGCACCCGGTGCACGATAAACGTGCAGGGGGTGTCCGCTCCAGCGTGCACCATAGAAGTAGACCCATAGAAGCAAACCCAACGAAGGAAAACCCAACGAACACTTCCGACGCTAACGCGTCGGTGGGTGCCGGTCGTGGCGTGGGCACCACGGGAGAAAATCAATGA
- a CDS encoding tyrosine-type recombinase/integrase → MTAHKNGQWCKKILGKIHYFGGWDAPDGALDRYLAVAADLHAGRPANTSPSSGSVTVAGIFNEYLADREADVRETRRDLDQVTEGGIGAATFNRYRRAGAIVADVLGAQTDADDLKPADFARLRNRLKANYRPETMANYTNAIKTVFRWAYEDAELLTNAPRFGNNFAVKSLKRSLRQSREQGRKRLFTPEQIHKLLAVGTPLDRACILLAINCGFGATDCGDLEEAHIDRDLMLIDMPRPKTMVPRICPVWQETLDAIDEAQADRPTPTNPRDADKLLLSPTGRPLTSAGEVRRGDRGEIKAVVHYDDVFQRFLVLCRMAEIDRPKGWGFRVFRTTFATIGKRSGNSDAVKVIMGHADGEMLEHYVEEEDYTALRAVSDHVYRWLYDK, encoded by the coding sequence ATGACCGCCCACAAGAATGGGCAGTGGTGTAAGAAAATACTCGGCAAGATTCACTACTTCGGGGGCTGGGACGCCCCCGACGGGGCGCTCGACCGCTATCTCGCTGTCGCCGCCGATCTACACGCCGGGCGACCGGCCAACACTTCGCCGTCGTCTGGCAGCGTGACCGTTGCGGGCATCTTCAACGAATATCTCGCCGACCGCGAGGCCGACGTGAGGGAGACGCGACGCGACCTAGACCAAGTGACCGAGGGCGGCATCGGTGCGGCGACATTCAACCGCTACCGCCGCGCAGGGGCCATTGTGGCCGATGTGCTGGGCGCTCAGACGGACGCCGACGACCTGAAGCCCGCAGACTTCGCACGGCTCAGGAACCGGCTCAAGGCGAACTACCGGCCCGAGACGATGGCGAACTACACGAACGCCATCAAGACCGTGTTCCGCTGGGCGTATGAGGACGCCGAGCTACTTACCAACGCCCCCCGCTTCGGCAACAACTTCGCAGTCAAGAGCCTGAAACGATCCCTGCGCCAGTCGCGTGAGCAGGGACGCAAGCGGCTATTCACGCCCGAACAGATTCACAAGCTACTCGCCGTCGGCACCCCCCTGGACCGTGCTTGCATCCTGCTGGCCATCAACTGCGGTTTCGGCGCGACCGACTGCGGCGACCTGGAGGAAGCCCACATCGACCGCGACCTTATGCTGATCGATATGCCCCGCCCCAAGACGATGGTGCCGCGTATCTGCCCCGTATGGCAGGAGACGCTCGACGCCATTGACGAGGCACAGGCCGACCGCCCCACCCCCACCAACCCAAGGGACGCCGACAAGCTGCTCCTGTCGCCTACAGGGCGACCGCTGACCAGTGCGGGCGAGGTACGGCGCGGCGACCGGGGTGAAATAAAAGCCGTGGTCCACTACGACGACGTGTTCCAGCGGTTCCTGGTGCTTTGCCGTATGGCCGAGATCGACCGCCCGAAGGGTTGGGGCTTCCGCGTGTTCCGCACGACGTTCGCCACCATCGGCAAGCGCAGCGGCAACAGCGACGCCGTCAAAGTCATTATGGGTCACGCCGACGGCGAGATGCTCGAACACTACGTCGAGGAAGAAGACTACACCGCCCTACGCGCGGTGAGCGACCACGTTTATCGCTGGTTGTATGACAAGTGA
- a CDS encoding RbsD/FucU domain-containing protein, producing MLKLPVLHPELLSSLGRAGHLSTVLISDGNYPHTTKPLPGVDVVWANYRPGLLDGNTVLEMLCDLIPIEEATVMAPNLEGEFTMDHDPPIWETYKKTLADRADFHKDLVQLQKPEFNALAEKPDLALVIATGEQAIYANLLLTIGVVMPEDG from the coding sequence ATGCTCAAGCTCCCCGTGCTGCACCCCGAACTCCTGTCCAGCCTCGGCCGGGCGGGCCACCTCTCGACGGTGCTCATCAGCGACGGCAACTACCCCCACACGACCAAGCCCCTCCCCGGCGTGGACGTCGTCTGGGCCAACTACCGCCCGGGCCTGCTCGACGGCAACACGGTCCTTGAGATGCTCTGTGACCTCATCCCGATCGAGGAGGCCACCGTCATGGCGCCCAACCTCGAGGGCGAGTTCACCATGGACCACGACCCGCCGATCTGGGAGACGTACAAGAAAACGCTCGCCGACCGGGCCGACTTCCACAAAGACCTCGTCCAGCTGCAGAAGCCCGAGTTCAACGCGCTGGCCGAGAAGCCCGACCTCGCCCTGGTCATCGCCACCGGCGAGCAGGCGATCTACGCCAACCTGCTACTGACCATCGGCGTCGTGATGCCCGAAGACGGGTAA
- a CDS encoding aldo/keto reductase, protein MEYRQLGNTDMKVSILSYGASSLGSVFRDINEARGIEAVHVSVERGINFIDCSPYYGVTKAETVLGKALETLDRDKFYLATKVGQYDHGVFDFSAERVKKSVHESLERCRVDVIDLIQCHDIEFADVDQIVNETLPALHELKAEGLVRYVGITGLPLKVLRETINRSEPGMIDTILSFSRYCLNDHALAEMFDLCESRGIGVINSAPTSMGLLTPRGCPDWHPASVQLARHCEKVIKECQDKGWDITQIAMQFSCREPRIASTLVGSANPDNMIANIEAVEAPYDAEKVDAVLEMLKPVHNFNFTRGFPENQDAIVC, encoded by the coding sequence ATGGAATACCGCCAGCTCGGCAACACCGACATGAAAGTCTCGATCCTCAGCTACGGCGCCTCGTCGCTGGGCAGCGTGTTCCGCGACATCAACGAGGCCCGCGGCATCGAGGCGGTCCACGTCAGCGTCGAGCGGGGGATCAACTTCATCGACTGCTCGCCGTACTACGGCGTGACCAAGGCCGAGACCGTGCTGGGCAAGGCCCTGGAAACCCTGGACCGCGACAAGTTCTACCTCGCCACCAAGGTCGGCCAGTACGACCACGGCGTGTTCGACTTCTCTGCCGAGCGTGTGAAGAAGAGCGTCCACGAAAGCCTCGAACGCTGCCGGGTCGATGTCATCGACCTGATCCAGTGCCACGACATCGAGTTTGCGGATGTCGATCAGATCGTCAACGAAACCCTGCCCGCGCTGCACGAGCTCAAAGCCGAGGGTTTGGTGCGTTACGTCGGCATCACGGGCCTGCCGCTCAAGGTGCTGCGTGAGACGATCAACCGCTCGGAGCCGGGCATGATCGACACGATCCTGTCGTTCAGCCGGTACTGCCTCAACGACCACGCCCTGGCCGAGATGTTTGACCTCTGTGAGAGCCGCGGCATCGGCGTGATCAACTCGGCGCCCACCAGCATGGGCCTGCTCACCCCGCGTGGCTGCCCCGACTGGCACCCCGCTTCGGTGCAGCTCGCCCGCCACTGCGAGAAGGTCATCAAGGAGTGCCAGGACAAGGGCTGGGACATCACCCAGATCGCGATGCAGTTTTCCTGCCGCGAGCCCCGCATCGCCAGCACCCTCGTGGGCTCAGCCAACCCCGACAACATGATCGCCAACATCGAAGCCGTCGAAGCCCCTTACGACGCCGAGAAAGTCGACGCCGTGCTGGAGATGCTCAAGCCCGTGCACAACTTCAACTTCACCCGCGGCTTCCCGGAGAACCAGGATGCGATCGTCTGCTAA
- a CDS encoding amidohydrolase family protein, protein MRIIDAHHHFWKYTAEEFGWIDDSMSAIRRDFLPADLKSAMDAAGVDGVISVEARSILGETGFLLEHARQNPWVYGVVGKAPLSQGKSAVEEYLAKTLPGADKLVGVRDVLQGSPIEVFSDATFNDGLSALAPHNLVFDLCIYHNQMQATIELVDRHPEQRFVLDHIGKPNIKDNVLEPWATQFRSLAERDNVFCKLSGMVTEADPTNWTAEQLQPYFDTALDAFGPKRLMFGSDWPVCLVGVEYPDWLSTVKTLADGLSESEQADFYGNTVLKAYRIDAD, encoded by the coding sequence ATGCGAATCATCGACGCCCACCACCATTTCTGGAAGTACACCGCCGAGGAGTTCGGCTGGATCGACGACTCGATGAGCGCGATCCGCCGCGACTTCCTGCCCGCCGACCTGAAGTCCGCGATGGACGCGGCGGGGGTCGATGGCGTGATCAGCGTCGAGGCCCGCTCGATCCTCGGCGAGACCGGCTTCCTGCTCGAACACGCCCGCCAGAACCCCTGGGTCTACGGCGTCGTCGGCAAGGCCCCGCTCTCCCAAGGCAAGTCCGCCGTTGAGGAATACCTCGCCAAGACCCTGCCCGGAGCCGACAAGCTCGTCGGCGTCCGCGACGTGCTCCAGGGCTCGCCGATCGAGGTGTTTTCCGATGCAACGTTCAACGACGGCCTCTCGGCCCTCGCCCCCCACAACCTCGTCTTCGACCTGTGCATCTACCACAACCAGATGCAGGCCACGATCGAACTCGTCGACCGACACCCCGAGCAGCGCTTCGTGCTCGACCACATCGGCAAGCCCAACATCAAGGACAACGTGCTCGAGCCCTGGGCGACGCAGTTCCGCTCGCTCGCCGAGCGGGACAACGTGTTCTGCAAACTGTCGGGCATGGTCACCGAGGCCGACCCGACAAACTGGACCGCCGAACAACTCCAGCCCTACTTCGACACCGCGCTCGACGCCTTCGGACCCAAGCGCTTGATGTTCGGCTCGGATTGGCCGGTGTGCCTGGTCGGCGTCGAGTACCCCGATTGGCTGTCGACCGTGAAGACGCTGGCCGACGGGCTCAGCGAATCCGAGCAGGCCGACTTCTACGGCAACACCGTGCTCAAGGCCTACCGCATCGACGCCGACTGA
- a CDS encoding tagaturonate epimerase family protein gives MTDSNSKAINLGLAPSFGFGDRLGSATPGHLAALKRTGGHIRGIFAQQSIREMARTDRQPDQVMTAASEALVAAGFDEPWGSDADHLKTPEDVERMAEAKFTFFTIDPSDQVDQKADNYSAEEVEAKYEAQPWVDQYLGKTIQVPGGPEIVFDELTVKRAAVKYGKAIQHSVELAAVIKAAAEKRSQDHEIEISVDETDQPTTLAEHYIIADQLIQAKMNLVSLAPRFVGEMEKGVDYIGDLDVLEKSLADHAAIAEHLGPYKLSLHSGSDKISMYPAFARATKGRFHVKTAGTSYLEALRVIARHDERLFRDIVTFSRDRYDTDKATYHVHATLDSAPPEDQVESLEELEREYLEHWSEVPAGKGFTKAGRQILHCTFGSVVTDPKLGPAFFACLEAHPDTYTEILDDHFGRHLEALHAGLS, from the coding sequence ATGACTGACTCGAACTCCAAAGCAATCAACCTCGGCCTGGCTCCCTCCTTCGGTTTCGGCGACCGCCTCGGCTCCGCCACGCCCGGCCACCTCGCCGCACTCAAACGCACCGGCGGCCACATCCGCGGCATCTTTGCCCAGCAGTCCATCCGCGAGATGGCCCGCACCGACCGCCAGCCCGACCAGGTCATGACCGCTGCTTCCGAAGCACTCGTTGCCGCCGGTTTCGATGAGCCCTGGGGCAGCGACGCCGACCACCTCAAGACCCCCGAAGACGTCGAGCGGATGGCCGAGGCGAAGTTCACCTTCTTCACCATCGACCCGTCGGACCAAGTCGACCAGAAGGCTGACAACTACTCCGCCGAGGAAGTCGAAGCCAAGTACGAAGCCCAGCCGTGGGTCGACCAATACCTGGGCAAGACCATCCAGGTGCCGGGCGGCCCCGAGATCGTCTTCGACGAGCTCACCGTCAAACGCGCTGCCGTGAAGTACGGCAAAGCGATCCAGCACTCCGTTGAACTTGCCGCCGTGATCAAAGCCGCCGCCGAGAAACGCAGCCAGGACCACGAGATCGAGATCAGCGTCGACGAAACCGACCAGCCCACGACCTTGGCCGAGCACTACATCATCGCCGACCAACTCATTCAGGCGAAGATGAACCTGGTCAGCCTCGCCCCGCGTTTCGTGGGCGAGATGGAAAAAGGCGTCGACTACATCGGCGACCTCGATGTGCTCGAGAAATCCCTCGCCGACCACGCCGCGATCGCCGAGCATCTGGGCCCGTACAAGCTCAGCCTCCACTCGGGCAGCGACAAGATCTCGATGTACCCCGCCTTCGCCCGCGCCACGAAAGGGCGGTTCCACGTCAAGACCGCGGGCACCAGCTATCTTGAAGCGCTGCGCGTCATCGCCCGCCACGACGAGCGTTTGTTCCGCGACATCGTGACCTTCAGCCGTGATCGCTACGACACCGACAAGGCGACCTACCACGTCCACGCCACGCTCGACAGCGCTCCGCCGGAAGATCAGGTCGAGTCGCTGGAAGAACTCGAGCGTGAGTACCTCGAACACTGGTCCGAGGTCCCCGCGGGCAAGGGCTTCACCAAGGCCGGACGCCAGATCCTGCACTGCACCTTCGGCTCGGTCGTCACCGACCCCAAGCTCGGCCCGGCGTTTTTCGCCTGCCTCGAAGCCCACCCCGACACCTACACCGAGATCCTCGACGACCACTTCGGCCGTCACCTCGAAGCACTGCACGCGGGTCTGTCGTAA
- a CDS encoding competence/damage-inducible protein A codes for MQAILLSIGDELALGQTVDTNSAWAAAKLATLGISTVLHETVSDDQDLIAASIGWASTKADLIVISGGLGPTDDDLTRQALAQAMGVELVEDAESMADLEAFFAKRGYTMADRNRVQAFCPAGATMIANSCGTAPGIRATLNRAEVFVTPGVPREMKAMIEADVIPAVQTKLAEAGAAESKVILATKINTFGYGESDVATRLGDLMQRDRNPVVGTTVSDGICSVRVRAEFPNVDEAQQQLEDTVTKVQDVMGPTVFGRDDTSLQTALVKLLLKEDKTVATAESCTGGMIGSMLTDVPGSSAAYLGGWVTYSNALKTSQLGVRPGVIEAHGAVSKEVVIAMAESAKQRSGVDYAVSVSGVAGPGGGTEEKPVGTVWLGLATPNGTTARLARLIGNRTSVRDRAAKCALQMVRLTLMGEELGHIRWLAKHDV; via the coding sequence ATGCAAGCGATTCTTCTTTCGATCGGCGACGAGCTCGCCCTGGGTCAGACCGTCGACACCAACTCCGCCTGGGCGGCCGCCAAGCTGGCGACGCTGGGTATCTCGACCGTGCTGCATGAGACGGTGAGTGACGACCAGGACCTCATCGCCGCGAGCATTGGCTGGGCGTCGACCAAGGCAGACCTCATCGTGATCTCCGGCGGACTCGGCCCGACCGACGACGACCTGACCCGCCAAGCCCTGGCCCAAGCGATGGGCGTGGAACTGGTGGAGGACGCCGAGAGCATGGCGGACCTCGAAGCGTTTTTCGCCAAGCGGGGCTACACCATGGCCGACCGCAACCGGGTGCAGGCGTTTTGCCCGGCGGGCGCAACGATGATCGCTAACTCGTGCGGCACGGCACCGGGCATCCGCGCGACGCTGAACCGGGCGGAGGTGTTTGTCACGCCGGGCGTGCCGCGTGAGATGAAAGCGATGATCGAAGCGGACGTAATCCCCGCGGTGCAGACGAAGCTGGCCGAGGCGGGCGCAGCCGAGAGCAAGGTCATCCTGGCGACGAAGATCAACACGTTCGGCTATGGCGAATCCGACGTGGCCACGCGGCTGGGCGACCTTATGCAACGCGACCGCAACCCGGTGGTGGGCACGACGGTCTCGGATGGCATCTGCTCGGTCCGCGTCCGGGCCGAGTTCCCCAACGTGGACGAAGCGCAGCAACAACTCGAAGACACCGTAACGAAAGTCCAAGACGTGATGGGCCCCACCGTCTTCGGCCGAGACGACACCTCGCTGCAGACCGCACTGGTCAAGCTCCTGCTCAAGGAAGACAAAACCGTCGCCACGGCCGAGTCGTGCACCGGCGGGATGATCGGCTCGATGCTGACCGACGTTCCCGGCAGCAGCGCTGCGTACCTCGGCGGATGGGTGACCTACTCCAACGCACTCAAGACCAGCCAACTCGGCGTACGCCCCGGCGTCATCGAGGCCCACGGCGCAGTCAGCAAAGAAGTCGTCATCGCGATGGCTGAGAGCGCTAAGCAGCGCAGCGGCGTGGACTACGCCGTGTCGGTGTCGGGCGTCGCGGGTCCCGGCGGGGGGACGGAAGAAAAACCGGTCGGCACGGTGTGGCTGGGCTTGGCGACACCAAACGGCACCACCGCCCGCCTCGCACGGCTGATCGGCAACCGCACCAGCGTCCGGGACCGTGCGGCTAAGTGCGCGTTGCAGATGGTCCGGCTCACGCTGATGGGCGAGGAGCTTGGACATATCCGTTGGTTGGCGAAGCATGACGTTTAG
- a CDS encoding bifunctional 5,10-methylenetetrahydrofolate dehydrogenase/5,10-methenyltetrahydrofolate cyclohydrolase, producing the protein MTATLMDGKRVASETLAAAEKRVAKIKEDTGVTPCLATILVGADPASITYTQMKRRRCEGIGMISRKVELPEDTTTQGLLDVVNELGSDPSVHGILLQHPSPPQVDERAAFEAIPVGKDVDGVTYGSFAHMWFGEGGFASCTPGGIVRLLDAYDVPIEGKHAVVIGRSAILGKPMAGLLLDRNATVTICHSRTQNLAEIVKQADIVVAAVGRAEFVKGDWIKPGAVVMDAGYSDNKGDVEFETAKEVASLITPVPGGVGPMTIATLIDQTVDAAAKQLGVA; encoded by the coding sequence ATGACAGCGACTCTCATGGACGGGAAACGGGTGGCCAGCGAGACCCTCGCCGCGGCCGAGAAGCGGGTGGCGAAGATCAAGGAAGACACCGGTGTCACGCCGTGCCTCGCCACGATCCTCGTCGGCGCGGACCCCGCCTCCATCACCTACACCCAGATGAAACGCCGACGCTGCGAAGGCATCGGCATGATCTCCCGCAAGGTCGAGCTCCCCGAGGACACCACCACCCAGGGCCTGCTCGACGTGGTGAACGAACTCGGCAGCGACCCGTCGGTCCACGGCATACTCCTGCAACACCCCTCGCCGCCGCAGGTTGACGAACGCGCCGCGTTCGAGGCCATCCCCGTGGGCAAGGATGTCGACGGCGTGACCTACGGCAGCTTCGCCCACATGTGGTTCGGCGAAGGCGGCTTCGCCAGCTGTACGCCCGGCGGCATCGTGCGTCTGCTCGATGCGTACGACGTGCCGATCGAAGGCAAGCACGCCGTGGTCATCGGCCGCAGCGCCATCCTCGGCAAACCCATGGCCGGGCTGCTGCTCGACCGCAACGCCACGGTCACCATCTGCCACAGCCGCACGCAGAACCTCGCCGAGATCGTGAAGCAGGCCGACATCGTCGTGGCCGCGGTGGGGCGGGCCGAGTTCGTGAAGGGCGACTGGATCAAACCCGGTGCCGTGGTCATGGACGCGGGCTACAGCGACAACAAAGGCGATGTCGAGTTCGAGACCGCCAAGGAAGTGGCCTCGCTCATCACGCCCGTGCCCGGCGGTGTGGGCCCGATGACCATCGCCACGCTGATCGACCAGACTGTCGACGCGGCTGCCAAGCAATTGGGGGTGGCGTGA
- the ispH gene encoding 4-hydroxy-3-methylbut-2-enyl diphosphate reductase — translation MQIILANPRGFCAGVHMAIDTVQELVDLIGTPLYVYHEIVHNKHVVDRFVQQGVTFVESIDEVPPDNTVVFSAHGVSPQVRVDAEARNLRMIDATCPLVTKVHVEARRYAKMGKQILLIGHADHQEIIGTYGEAPEVMHIVETPEDVDKLDFPESQGLIYLTQTTLSVDDANVIIAAIKKKFHWCTAPPKEDICYATTNRQHAVRQLAPCADLTIVVGSKNSSNSVRLTEISITDGTPSHLIDDASELRDEWFEGVDTVLITAGASAPEDLVKGVIETLVEKHDGHIDESYIIEEDMKFALPVQLRVLKHEMSQA, via the coding sequence ATGCAGATCATCCTCGCCAACCCACGCGGCTTCTGTGCCGGCGTCCACATGGCCATCGATACCGTCCAGGAACTGGTCGACCTCATCGGCACACCGCTGTACGTCTACCACGAGATCGTGCACAACAAGCACGTGGTCGACCGCTTCGTGCAGCAGGGCGTGACGTTTGTTGAATCCATCGACGAGGTCCCGCCGGACAACACCGTGGTGTTCAGCGCCCACGGCGTCAGCCCACAGGTCCGCGTCGATGCCGAAGCCCGCAACCTCCGCATGATCGACGCGACCTGCCCCCTGGTGACCAAGGTCCACGTCGAAGCCCGCCGCTACGCCAAGATGGGCAAACAGATCCTGCTCATCGGCCACGCCGACCACCAGGAGATCATCGGCACCTACGGCGAGGCGCCCGAGGTCATGCACATCGTCGAGACCCCCGAAGACGTCGACAAGCTCGACTTCCCCGAATCGCAGGGCCTGATCTACCTCACCCAGACCACGCTCAGTGTCGACGACGCCAACGTGATCATCGCGGCCATCAAGAAGAAGTTCCACTGGTGCACCGCCCCGCCGAAGGAAGATATCTGCTACGCCACGACCAACCGCCAGCACGCGGTGCGTCAACTCGCGCCGTGTGCCGACCTGACAATCGTGGTGGGCAGCAAGAACTCGTCCAACTCCGTCCGTCTGACCGAGATCAGCATCACCGACGGCACACCTTCACACCTCATCGACGATGCGTCCGAGCTGCGCGACGAATGGTTCGAAGGGGTCGATACCGTGCTCATCACCGCGGGCGCCTCCGCGCCGGAAGACCTGGTCAAGGGTGTCATCGAAACGCTCGTCGAGAAACACGACGGCCACATCGACGAGTCGTACATCATCGAAGAGGACATGAAGTTCGCTCTACCGGTGCAGTTGCGCGTGCTCAAGCACGAGATGTCGCAGGCTTAA